Proteins encoded in a region of the Scatophagus argus isolate fScaArg1 chromosome 1, fScaArg1.pri, whole genome shotgun sequence genome:
- the LOC124059988 gene encoding transmembrane protein 255B isoform X1 — protein sequence MQQQPETQQATQQTATEILDPAVQYLRRRKSALWVTVSLLALALVVLAIGLISATRTDNVPVAGYYPGITLSFGAFLGIVGIHLVENRRPMLMAAIIFISIGVIASFFCAIVDGIIASEFIDIRPLQEDMCDYYASGSGYVYDSYYTEVTCRSFDKTCKLKLRSNTCYCCYLYNCESTEYHTQYYEFTGVNSCWDVIHLHRLLWASVVLNVIGLFLGIIAAAILGAYKDMQKPSPQMAPSPTPPPHILYNPTQHMLTYAGFCPSGQTLPAYPNYPIPMQHNSSYQPPATPQLIPEGGPISNSCLSEENQQPSQAPTQPQPQGATQEPGAYMPTPNAPVLYGSSYSPFEKPPPYAC from the exons atgcagcagcagcctgaaacCCAGCAAGCAACTCAGCAAACAGCGACAGAAATACTGGATCCTGCAG TTCAGTACCTGCGGCGGAGGAAATCGGCCCTGTGGGTGACTGTGTCTCTGCTGGCTCTGGCTCTGGTGGTGCTGGCTATAGGGCTGATCTCCGCCACCCGCACCGACAACGTGCCCGTGGCTGGATATTACCCCGGCATCACC CTGAGTTTTGGAGCGTTTCTGGGTATCGTTGGCATCCACTTGGTGGAAAACCGCAGACCCATG CTCATGGCAGCCATCATATTCATCAGTATCGGAGTCATCGCGTCTTTCTTCTGTGCCATCGTGGATGGGATCATCGCCTCAGAGTTCATT GACATAAGGCCCTTACAGGAGGACATGTGTGACTATTATGCCAGTGGATCGGGCTACGTCTACGACAGCTACTATACTGAG GTCACGTGCCGCTCATTTGACAAAACATGCAAGCTGAAACTGAGGAGCAACacctgctactgctgctacCTGTACAACTGTGAGAG CACAGAGTACCACACACAGTACTATGAGTTCACCGGGGTCAACAGCTGCTGGGACGTGATCCACCTGCACCGCCTGCTTTGGGCCTCAGTGGTGCTCAACGTGATCGGCTTGTTCCTGGGAATCATCGCGGCCGCCATCCTCGGAGCTTACAAGGACATG CAGAAGCCGAGTCCCCAGATGGCTCCCAGCCCCACACCGCCTCCCCACATCTTGTACAACCCAACCCAGCACATGCTTACCTACGCTGGCTTCTGTCCCTCAGGACAAACCCTGCCTGCCTACCCCAACTATCCAATACCCATGCAG CATAACAGCAGCTATCAGCCACCTGCTACTCCCCAGCTGATCCCAGAGGGAGGCCCCATATCCAACTCCTGCCTGTCTGAGGAGAACCAGCAGCCCTCTCAGGCTCCCACCCAGCCACAGCCTCAGGGAGCCACACAGGAACCAGGGGCCTACATGCCGACACCCAACGCTCCCGTCCTCTATGGATCCTCCTACAGCCCCTTCGAGAAACCTCCACCTTATGCCTGCTGA
- the LOC124059988 gene encoding transmembrane protein 255B isoform X2, with amino-acid sequence MQQQPETQQATQQTATEILDPAVQYLRRRKSALWVTVSLLALALVVLAIGLISATRTDNVPVAGYYPGITLSFGAFLGIVGIHLVENRRPMLMAAIIFISIGVIASFFCAIVDGIIASEFIDIRPLQEDMCDYYASGSGYVYDSYYTEVTCRSFDKTCKLKLRSNTCYCCYLYNCESTEYHTQYYEFTGVNSCWDVIHLHRLLWASVVLNVIGLFLGIIAAAILGAYKDMKPSPQMAPSPTPPPHILYNPTQHMLTYAGFCPSGQTLPAYPNYPIPMQHNSSYQPPATPQLIPEGGPISNSCLSEENQQPSQAPTQPQPQGATQEPGAYMPTPNAPVLYGSSYSPFEKPPPYAC; translated from the exons atgcagcagcagcctgaaacCCAGCAAGCAACTCAGCAAACAGCGACAGAAATACTGGATCCTGCAG TTCAGTACCTGCGGCGGAGGAAATCGGCCCTGTGGGTGACTGTGTCTCTGCTGGCTCTGGCTCTGGTGGTGCTGGCTATAGGGCTGATCTCCGCCACCCGCACCGACAACGTGCCCGTGGCTGGATATTACCCCGGCATCACC CTGAGTTTTGGAGCGTTTCTGGGTATCGTTGGCATCCACTTGGTGGAAAACCGCAGACCCATG CTCATGGCAGCCATCATATTCATCAGTATCGGAGTCATCGCGTCTTTCTTCTGTGCCATCGTGGATGGGATCATCGCCTCAGAGTTCATT GACATAAGGCCCTTACAGGAGGACATGTGTGACTATTATGCCAGTGGATCGGGCTACGTCTACGACAGCTACTATACTGAG GTCACGTGCCGCTCATTTGACAAAACATGCAAGCTGAAACTGAGGAGCAACacctgctactgctgctacCTGTACAACTGTGAGAG CACAGAGTACCACACACAGTACTATGAGTTCACCGGGGTCAACAGCTGCTGGGACGTGATCCACCTGCACCGCCTGCTTTGGGCCTCAGTGGTGCTCAACGTGATCGGCTTGTTCCTGGGAATCATCGCGGCCGCCATCCTCGGAGCTTACAAGGACATG AAGCCGAGTCCCCAGATGGCTCCCAGCCCCACACCGCCTCCCCACATCTTGTACAACCCAACCCAGCACATGCTTACCTACGCTGGCTTCTGTCCCTCAGGACAAACCCTGCCTGCCTACCCCAACTATCCAATACCCATGCAG CATAACAGCAGCTATCAGCCACCTGCTACTCCCCAGCTGATCCCAGAGGGAGGCCCCATATCCAACTCCTGCCTGTCTGAGGAGAACCAGCAGCCCTCTCAGGCTCCCACCCAGCCACAGCCTCAGGGAGCCACACAGGAACCAGGGGCCTACATGCCGACACCCAACGCTCCCGTCCTCTATGGATCCTCCTACAGCCCCTTCGAGAAACCTCCACCTTATGCCTGCTGA